Part of the Vagococcus jeotgali genome, ATAATGGCATGTCAGCCTCAGAAAAAGCTGCTACCTTCTTAATAAAAGCTAAATCAACCTCTAGAGGAGTTTGTTGCATATGATTTTGAAATAATAAATATTGATATTGTTGCCATATATCATTTGGAAATGGGATGCCTGCTTTAATATAAGTGAATAACTCATCAATCCCTAAATCCACATGATTGATTTGACGATTTATTTCTGTTGCAACTTGAGCTGGAATGTTTAAGTGATCTTTAAAGTGCTGTCTACCTAAAGCTAGACTTTCCCCTGTGACTTTTGACACAATAATATATTGAAACTTTAATCTTCTGCCGCACTGACAAAACAGTTGATTTTGCGTTTCTTTGGGATAGTGATAGTCTATTTTTAAATCATCAAAACGCCAATCAGAAGCTTGCAAATAACTATTTTGTAAAAACTCAGAACGAAGTAAATATTTTCTATAATCATCTAATAAATCACGTTGCTTAACTGTCATTTTAGAATAAATCTCATAACGTTGCTGAACAGTTAATGGCAATATATCGATATGTTGATATGCTTGAATCATTTACTCCTCCTTAGGTTTTCTGATAACTTGTTTGACAATCTCTCATCAGCTTCTTTAGTTTTGTCTTTAGTACTTGAGATGTGTCATCGCTTAATTCGATAAAAACTGTTGGGCTGACACTTAAATCAATTAATGAAATAGCTTACCACTGCCCTTTATCTAATTGTAACGTGATTTTAGGACTTACTATGGATGCACCACACGCATCAATTTCTAGTTTGGCAAACTCATAACCTTCTGGGATTTCTCTTAAACGGTAATAGGCATCATTAATCCACGTTTTATCTTCTCTAACATATTCTTTAAATGTTGCTAATTCTTCTGGTGTCATCATATTCTCCTTCATATTTTTAATTTTATTATGTCATCAAATTATATAGACATCTCTTATATCTATATTTACTACTCATTAAAACTGAATAAGTCAAAAGTTGGTTTTACTTTAACTATGAAGTACTATTCATTTAGACCAAAAAGAGGATGACAAATTAGTCATCCTCTTCTTGGTTTAAATTTGACCAATTAATTCACTAGCTGGTACAAATGTATATCCTTGATCTTTATAATAAAGAATCACATTTTCTAGAGCATCAGCTGACGTGTCATGAATGTCATGCATCAATACAACAGCTTGTGTAAATGGCTGAGCTTTCACTTGACCTAAAATAGCATCAGAATTTCTTGATTGCCAATCTAGAGTATCCACATTCCATAAAGCAATGTCCATATCAGTCGCATTTGTGACAGTTTCATTATATGCTCCGTACGGCGGGCGAAGCATCGTTGGACGTTTTCCTGTAATTTTTTCAACAGCATCATTTGTGACATCAATTTGTTTTTTCACACTTGCTTGATCTAGAGTAGACAAATCAGAATGGTCATAACTATGATTACCAATTTCATGTCCTTCATCAGCAATTCTCTTTAATGTGTCAGGATAATTTTCTACCATATTACCTAAAACGAAAAATGTCGCTTTTACATCATGTTTTTTTAGTGTATCTAAAATTTGAACAGAGCTACCATCATTCGGACCATCATCAAAAGTTAATGCAACTAACTTACGGTTGTCTACTAGTTCATCAGGATGTTCTTTTTGAATTTCCTTACGTAAAATTTGTGTCCTATTCATTAGAGGTTTCTTCACTTCTGGATTCTTAATCTCATCTACTTGAGCTACTAATTTTTCAAACTCCTCAGTCGATGGGACTTCTTTAATATCATCTTTGTTCATGTACTTATCTAACTCTGATTGTGCCGTGTGAATTGTTTTTGTTTGAGAAGCAATATCTTTATAAGCTACTTCTAAAGTGGCACGTTGTTCATCTTTAGGAAGTGAGTTAATGTTCTCAGACATCTTTTTCTCATCTGCTTCACTCATCACTTTACTAACACTTAACCCTTTTTCCAAACTATTTCCTTTAAAAGGATCTTTGTCAAAGGTGGTCGCTATTTCTTTTGAAATGGTTATTTTTTTATTCATTGCATCAATCGCTTTAGAATCATTATCATATTGAGTGATTAAATCACTTTTTTGTTTTTTCATTTCACCAGAAATATGAGTTAAATTCTCTAACATCGTTTTATTCTCATCTACTGATTTTTTCGTTTTTGTTACTTGATCTTTAATTGTATTGTCTGCAACATAAGATTCCAAACTAGTTTTTTTAAGTTGATCCACAGCCTTTGTAATCATAACCTGCTCTTCCTCAGCTGCTTTTAACATATCAGTTGCTTTCCTATCCGTTGTCATTTTTTTCGCTAGAAAAACTACTTCTACTAATAATATAATCACTAAGATTGCTAAAACAATTTTTTTATTTTTACCTTGAGTCATTTTATATCATCTACACCTTTCCACGCATACAGCAGTGACATTTTTTTACACTTTTCTTGGAGAAAATAAAACTTGTCTCGTCATTGTATCACAATAAATTTCAAATATCAGTATTAGTTTCATTAAAAAAATAACCATAATCCTAAGTTTTTCTAAGCAACATCTCATACTAGAAGACAATTATAGACTTTATTAAGGCATTCTAAAAGATTATACCTACTTTTTTCCAAATTGTAAAATATTTTGATCTTGATGTCTTGATCAAATAGTCACTATACTTCTCTAAAGCAACAAAAATAGGTGATTAATGTATTTTTAACACAAAAAAAGGCTGACTAATTAAAGTCAACCTCTCCTTTGTTTATGTGGGTAAATATGTGTAGTTATGAATAAAAAATGATTATTTTTTCATACCATAAACAGATACTTCATAGATTCTTGCTGCAGAATCTGCACCTTGTGTTGGTTTGTCTAATGTAATTTTTACGTATCTTGCTTCAACTGGAGCGAATGTGTCTGTAGTCTCGCCAGCTGAATTATTAATCACACGTGTGACTTGTTTGTATTCTTTTCCATCTTCACTAACTTCAATTTTGTAAGCTTTCGTGTTCATATCAGGACCCTCGCCACCTGCTTCAGCATGGCTCATTTTCACTTCACTGACTGTATCAACTTGACCTAAATCAACCGTGATATCATGAGGAGCAGGACCGACTGCACACCACTTAGTATCTAATTTACTATCAAGTGCAAACTCTGGTGCTTCTCCGTCATTGACAAATGATGATGCTTCTGCCGTTGCACCTTCTGATAACTTAGGTAACTCACCTTTAGCATCTTTTGTTACTGTGATAAAGTTTTTCTCTTCGGCAATATTTTCACCTGATTCATTTTTAGCTGTTAATTTAACCTCATAAGTGCCTTCTTTTTCATATTTAACCACTGCTGAATCCTGATCACTCTTCTCAGGTGTTCCACCAACAAAATCCCAAGCAATAGATTCTGCATTTTGTGATGATGTATTAGTAAATGTTACCTCATCTCCTGGTGCAATTAATGTACGTGATGCTTTGAAACTTGCTTTTGGAATACTATTATCTGGCCACTCCATTGCAACTTTCTCACTTGCTGTACCACGACGGCCATAAACATCTACTGGAATGACTTCAAATTCTGTTTTGTTCGTATCATCATTACGTTCTAGTGCGTTAATATAGTGATTTGTCGTTGGTGTCGCACCTAAGAATGAACGAGAATCATCACCATTAATACGGTAAATTTCATAGTAATCAACTTTCTCATCCCCTGCTTCACTCCAAGACATACGTACACCGGTGAAGTTTGTTTCCTCTTCATCAAAGACAGTATCTTCAACAATTAAATCTTTTACTGCCATGTCTACTTTTTCTTCTTTTGGTAAGATAGCTAATTGACCAAGTTTTAATTCGTAATCATGTGATTCTTTATCACTTGTGATGTCATAAGCCATTTCCTTGATTGTTTTACCTACAACATTTTTCATATCATAAGTAACAGTCGTCCACTCATCACCAATTTTTTTATCAGCTTTAATTGTTTCTTTTTTGTCATCACCTAGAGTTAACACTAAATCAAGAGATGTTTCTTCCGTTGCTTTAGCAGTTGATGTAAATGTAGCACCTTCTGGTATTTCAATTTCTGAGCGGTAAAGATTCATATGTGTTGTTTCACCTTTAGCCATTTTACCTCTTAATTTAACTGAGTTACCAGCATTATAAGCATCAGTATAGTCCATAGAAGGTATTAACTCATTTCCTTTACCATGGTCAAATTCCCAGCGATATGTTGGCATAATATCTTGCATACTACGGTTATTCCAGTTCATAGCTGATACTTTTTCACCATTAATAAAATAATTATACCCATTACCTAAACTAAAGTTTGTTTTAAATGGAACTGTTGTAATCGCTGTTTGTTCTACAGCAAACGTCGAGATACCTGGCCATTCTTCACCTTTTGGTAAGGTAGAATCACGTGGATCTTGCTTACCATTCACCCAGAAAATACCTTCTTTTTCCTGGAATTCATCAGCTGTTTCAGATGAATTAAATGTCCAACTTGGCACATATAAGCCAAGAGACGTATAAGGCGTTCCCTTATCATCCATAAATAAGTCCCATTTAACAGGTGTGGCAAAACCATTTCCCTGTAAATCAATTCCTGCATACAATGAATATGGGTCAATGTTTTCTTTTTTAGCTTTTTCATTTGATTTTTTCAGCAACTCATCTTTAGCAAACTTATCAGTATTCCACCAGAAATTTAAGAACATAGTGTCAGCTAGTGGATTCATATCGGCATCAACTAAGTAATCTTTATTTTTGTCTGTTAAAGCATTTTGCCAGTCCATCTCACCATCAACTGTCATTGAGTCATACCACATTAAATCTAATCTATCCTCAGCTTTTGCTTCATACTGAGCAATTAATTCACGCATTAAATCAGCGTGTTTTTTAGAAAAACCATTCTCGTCGTCTTTTTTCTCTTTCTTCTCTTCTTTACCGTCTTTAACATCATCAAAACTTTCTACTTCATTATCTGTTTCCTGATTAATAAACCAACCATCAAATCCGTAAGCATCAGCTACTTCAATCATTTTATCTACTGCTGGAAAATTACCATCAGCATCCTTAACTAAAAATTCATCTAACCACTCAATTTTTCCCCCGTGAGCTAGTTGTGGGAAGAAAACAGTCCCTAAAACTGGTACACCATTTTTATGAGCAGCATCAATCACATCAGCACTTGGTGGTACGATGATCCCCTCACCTGATGATCCTCCCCAATAAACCATTTGATCCACATATTGCCAATAAGAAAATACATTAGCATCAAAGGTGTTAATACCATGTGGTGCATTACCACTTGTACTGTTGTTCATAATAGATAATGCTACAACATTCATGTTTTTATCTTGAGAGTCATTGGAAGTTGGTAATTCTTTTTTATCTACACGTTTTGCAAGAGGCACGCTACCTACATTAAATTTAGCATCCGGATCTTTGTCAAAACTCCATGCTAGAAAGTCCTTTGGAAACCAATAAGATGATTCTGGTTGATTGACCATACCCTTATCTAATTTACTTGTTTCCGTCTCTTGGAATTTTAAATTACTCAAAGCTGATTCATTAGAGTTATCTTTAGCACAACCAGTGGCAATAACTCCTGTTGCCAACATCATAAGTACTGCAGCTGATTTTGTTAAACGATTTGTTGTCATCAAACTCCTCCTAGGTTTATTCTTTCTTCTACTGATTAATAATAACGTTTTCATAGTTGGTTTTTAACAAACATATTAAAGGTATTTGTGAACAAATTAAAGGTTATTTGTTTTTTATTCGCTACATCTGCTAATTTTTGAAAAAAATAAAAGACAAACCTCATACATCAAGGTTTGTCTTTTAAATCTAACTAATAACTAGATCATTTTTCCTAACGCCACATCAAAGATGCCATCTGCCAAATCTTCTAGAAAGTCCATTTCATGAGACACTAGTAAAACTGTTCCTTCAAACTCATTTAGTGTTTGTTTTAATGAATCTTTTGATTGTTGATCCAAGTGGTTTGTCGGCTCATCCAATACTAAAAAATTACTCTTGATCAAGGTTAAGTAACATAGTTTTACCTTACACTGTTCGCCACCACTTAATTGACTAAGTGGTTTGGTCATATTATCATCAGTAATCCCACTTTTAGATAGCATTCGTCTTGTTTCTTTATGATTTAGTTTTGGATGTTTAAATTGTAGCCAATCAACAGCTGATTGATTGGGATGCTCCCAGTTTAAATCCTGAGAGAAATAATTAATTTTAGTATCACGAGACATTTCAATCTCACCAGATAAGGCAGGAATATCTCCAACTAATGTTTTCAAGAGAGTGGATTTTCCAATCCCATTAAATCCTTTAATAGCAATCTTCTCGCCTTTTTGAATTCTAAAATTAATCGGCTCAAGTAATGGGAATTCATAACCAATAGATAAATCATCTACTTGAACAACTAAATGACTATGACTCATTTCATATGGAAAATCAAATTTTCCTGGTTTACCTTCAGATGGCGGTGTTAGACGTTCAATTTTATTCAATTGTTTTTCACGACTTTTGGCCATATTCGATCGGCTTCCAGCTTTATATTTACGCACGTAATTTTCTAATTTATCAATTTCTTTTTGCTGTTTGGCATAATCTCTTAAATGTTGCTCAGCTTTAGCTTCTTTTTGCTTCATAGCAGCTTCTAAGTTTCCGTTATATTTGGTGATAGTTTGATAATCGATATCACAAATGCAATTGGTTACTTTATTTAAAAAATCACGGTCATGAGAAATCACAATATACGTGCTATCTAATTGACCTAAATAATCAGCTAACCACTCAATATGAGAGACATCTAAATAGTTAGTCGGCTCATCTAATAAAAAGACGTCTGCTGTTTCAAGTAGTAATTTAGCTAAACTGACTTTAGAGCGCTGACCACCACTTAGTTGATCTACCTCTTTATCTAATCCAATCGCCGTCAAGCCTAAACCACTGGCAACTTGCTCAATTTTTGTTTCAATACCATAAAAGTCATTAGCTTCAAGTTGCTCTTGGTACTTTCCAATTGTTTCAAGAAGAGCATCATCATACGTTTCGGCATATTCTACATACAAAGCTTGAATCTCATCATTTTTTTTATACAGATCAGAAAAAGCTTGTTTTAAGTAATCAAACATAGTGTCTCCTGGCTCATAGGTCAATACTTGTTCTAAGTAAGAAATTTTCAAATTATTTTGCCACACAATTCGTCCGCTATCAGGCATGATTTCTCCTTGTATCATCTTAAGAAGAGTTGATTTTCCTGCTCCATTTTTTCCAGTTAATCCAAGATGCTCTCCCTTATTTAAACGTAGTGATCCGTCTTCATACAACACTTTATCAGGTAATTCATAACTTAAATCATCTATTTCTAATATACTCATTTTTTTCTCCTTTTTATATACCTATTATCACAAAAATAAAGAGAACAATTGAACTGCTCATCAATCGCTCTCTCAACTATTTATAATTAATATCGTCTCGATTTACATGTAGTAGAAATATAGCATTTTGGACCTTATTAGTCAATAATACTGGACCTAGCTACATGTCTTATTTATTGATTATTTCTTTTTCTGATTTAACAAAGTCACCAGTGGGTAAACGCCAATTTCGATTTAACCCTATGACTCTTAGAATAACTGTTAACATAATCAATAAAATATAAAATTCTGAATTTTGTGGAGGTAAAAAATACATAGCTAACGCAATTAAAATCGACCAACTTCCATAGACCTCAGCACAGAGTACAGTTGGTTTTTTACCTGCTAACAAATCTCGAATTAATCCACCACCAGTACCAGTTAGAATCGCTGCAACAATGACTGGACCAACACCATGATGTAGTTCTAAACCATACAAAGCTCCTTGTATGCTAAATGCTGCTAAGCCAACAGCATCAGCAATAATTTCAAAGGTTCGTAAAGAAGATAACTTCTTAGGAAAGAAATAAACAAGAATAATCGTTATAAAAGAAACATAAAATAACTGTGTTTGACTCCAAAAAATCTCCATAGGCAACCCTAAAATCAAATTTCTTAAAGCACCACCACCAAATGCTGTTACAAAACCTAAAACCACAATTCCTAATAAATCATACTTCTCCTCCATCGCAGCTAAAGCTCCTGAGAAGGAAAATGCAATCGTTCCTATAATACTGGTTATTTCTAATACATTCATGATAAAACCTCCCTAAACACCACCACAATCTTTTCGATTCAATTATAAACGTTTCAATCATAAAAAGGGCAACTTTTTTCTTAAATTTCTCTCATTTATAAACTTTTGACTCCTATTTTTCACAAACTAGTTAGCATGTCCTTGCATTTCAAGATGTTGTTTAATCACTCTCATAAAATCTTCTCCGTACTTATCTAGTTTGTTTTGACCTACCCCTTTAATTTGTAGAAATTCAATGGATGTTGTAGGGACTTTGTCTACTAAATCTTGTAAGGTTTTATCAGAAAATACGACATAAGGCGGCAAGTTTTGTTTGGTTGCTAAATCTGATCGAAGCAATCGAAGGGATTCAAATAATTCATCTGCCTTCATCAATTGCTTAACAGCTAATTGTTTTCTAAACACTTGTTTTTTCCCAAGTAACACATCAATGCCATTTTCTGAAACCAGTAAAACAGGATACTGATCTTTTGTTGGAACAAGTAATTGTTCAGCAGTTAAAAAGTCAATGAGATCTACAACTTCTTTTTGTGTCATGTCAGATAATAAACCATAAGTTGATAGCTTATCAAACTGCCATTGGGTAATTTTTTGATCTTTAGAACCTATCAATACTTTACCAATCAAACCTTTACCAAACTTTTCACCCATACGTTTCACACAAGAGAGTACTTTTTGAGCATCTTTAGTGATATCAACAACTTCTCTATCATCTAGACAGTTGCTACAATGGCCACACGCCACCCCATTTTCGCCAAAATACCTCAAAATATATTGTTGTAAGCACATCTGTGTGTGAGCGTATTGATTCATCTCTCGTAGTTTTTCATATTCATGCTGTTTATATTCAGCCTCACCAGTAGATTGCTCAATAAAATAGTGCTGAATTTGAATGTCTTGAGGGGCATATAACAAAATAGCATCACTAGGTAAACCATCTCTACCCGCTCTTCCTGCTTCTTGATAGTAGGACTCAATATTTCCAGGTAACTGGGCATGAATCACAAACCTCACATTACTTTTATCAATACCCATACCAAAAGCATTTGTAGCAATCATAACCTGGGTTTGATCATAAATAAAATCTTCTTGATTTTTTGATCTTTGAGTTTCTGATAGGCCACCATGATACATCCCTACTGATAACCCAGCATGTTTGATTAATCTATAAAGGCGCTCTACTTCTTTTCTAGTCGTAGCATAGATGATTCCTGATTGACCTTTATTAGTTTTTAAATATTCTAATAAATAGTTATCATGTTGGTCTTTGAATAACTGAAAAGATAAATTTTCCCTAGCAAATCCTGTTTGAACACGGTTTGATTTAGGTATATGTAACAACTGGCAAATATCTTGTGCTACTTCTTCAGTTGCTGTTGCAGTTAATGCAACAATAGTCGGCTGATTAGAAAAATATTTTAAATTCTCGGCAAGATCTAAGTAACTTGGCCTAAAGTCATGTCCCCACTGAGAAATACAATGTGCTTCATCAATGGCAATTAGACCAATCTGACGTTGGTTTAATTGCTGAATAAATTCTGCTGAGCTAAGGCGTTCCGGAGCAACATAGAGAAGCTTAATATCCCCATATAAAACTTGCCTAAGCCGGTGATTTATCTCTTGATAATCCAGAGTACTATTAATATACGTAGCGGAAATTCCCATATCATTTAAAGCATCTACTTGATCTTTCATTAAAGAAATTAAAGGAGAGACAACCAAAGTGAGATCAGAACTCATCACTGCGGGTAGTTGGTAACAAACTGACTTGCCTCCTCCTGTTGGCATAATCCCTAATACATTTTCTCCTTGATTAATGTAGCGGATAATATCTTCCTGGCCAGCCCTAAATGTTGTATAGCCAAATACCTCTTCTAAACATTGGTAGATTTTTTCCATAAAAATATCTCCTTTACATCATTTTCGCCACCTCAATATAACATACCTTACTTATTTCATAAATAAGATTCCCTTGTTTTCCTGAATTTCGTATTGTCTGTCTCAAGGTGTCTTTGCTATAATAGTTGTAAGGAGAATTCTTATGGCTAAAAAGAAAAAACAAGAAACAAAAGGATACTACCTATATATTGGAGTTGCTCTTGGTCTTATCTACGGGGTTATTTTCAATAAAATCTGGCTAGGGCTGGGTATTGGGTTAGTTATTGGTGCAGGGTTTGATTTTTTAATGAAACAAGACAAAAAAAAGAAGTAAATGGATGCATGTCACCATGTCCATTTACTTCTTTTTTTATCTCTGATTAGATTTGAGTTATTTTATAAATCATATCAGGCGTTGTCCCACAACAACCACCGATACTAACATGAGAAAACTTTTGTATTTGAGCAATTCCTTCTAAATATTCCATATCTCTAACAGGATAAATTAAACGCTCATCATCTTTTGTTGGTATTCCTTTATTAGGACTAATAACAACAGGAAAATCTGATACTTGTCTAAATGACTCAAGAAAAGATTTTACCTGATTAAAATCAGACACACAATTGATACCTAAGGCAATCACTTGCTTCCTATTTACAAGGTTTCCAAATTGCTCAATTTCAGCTACAGTTAAGTCCTCTAAATTAGTGATTGAAGCAATCACATCAATAGCTGGGGCCACTTCCTCAACGCAATTTAGAGCATATTTCAATTCTCTCAAATCATAAAAAGTCTCTAGTAATATCTGGTGACAGTCTTCTTCTAAGGCAACTTTTGCCTGTGTTTGATAACGTTGTCTTCTTTTTTCCTTATCCCAACCAAGAGGAGCTGGGCTCATATCATAGACCCAAAAATCAGGATGTAATCCTTTGACTAAACCACAAGCTCTAATACCTAACTGATGTATCTCTTCTTCTGGAAGGTCATCCAGGGACAAGCTAAAGGTATGTGTTTTCAAAACATTAGCACCAGCATTTAAATATGATTGATGAATATTTACAATATCTTCAGTATGACTCATCACACTTTGACTAAATTCTTGATAGGATAACCCTTTTTTCAAACACTCCGTTCCCATAGCACCGTCAAATATTAAACAGTGAGTTCCAATTACTTCACTCAACATCATGTTTTTCCTCCCCTACAACTTCTATTTTTCTCTTTAGTTTATTGATTAGTTTCTGTACCATAAGGATAGTGACTAATTCTATTTAAAAGACTAAAAATAACTAAAGGTACCTATTGACTCATTATTTTTAACTCATACAGTTATTTAGCTAATCAATAAGTTTCTAACTTATTGATACAAGATAATCATAGCAATTTTAAAAAATAAAAACCAATTAATTTTGGATGAATAACAGACAAAAAAAACTACTTTTGATGTTTGTGAGTATCAAAAGTAGTTTCATAATATTTATTTAAAAGGAAGAATTATTCCGGCTATATAAAGGCATATTTTCTGTATATTCCATATAAGTACTAACAATCGTTTTTCGCTGATTATTTTGAACAACAATTACCCAGTTATTTCCTTCATTGTGGGTGATTGTTTCAACATTATCCTCACCCTCAGTTAAGGTAATAATATCTAGTCCATTAAAATACTTCAACTTTTTTGAGTCATGTTTCTAACTCCTTACTTTGCAATAATACTTGCTCCATCATCTTATAAAATCTTTCTCGGTCTGCAGCTGTAAAAGGTTTTGGCCCCTTAGTTCTTTTACCAGCCTGTCGCATTTTTGCTCCCATAAAGCGTTGATTTAATAACATATCAATGTTTTCCAGACGGTATTCAGTACCAGAGTGGTGAAAAATCCGAGTTTGCTTCCCTAAAAGTAAAGCGGCCAAACCATAATCTTGGGTAATAACAATATCATCATTATTAATCTCTTTTACGATTCGATAATCAGCCCCGTCAGCTCCTTTATCTACATAGATAAACCTTACTAAATCACTATATTCTTTTGTCGTATAATGATCCACACTAGTCACAATTAAAACTGGAATTTGATATATATCACTTAATTTAATCACTTCATTTTTTACAGGGGAGCCGTCTCCATCAATCACAAAACGCATGAATATACCTCCTGTAACTATTTATTTTCTGTAATTTGTCATTAACCCCTTTAAGAAATTCCTTGCATAATTATCACCACAAGGCTCGTAGTTACGATGACCTTCTTTTCGCAAAAATGATCCCATTTGACTCTTTGATACAATAATATTAGCATCATCAAGAGTATCAATCATATCTTCAGTTGTATATGATAAAGCAATTTTTAATTTCTTTAACATGACATTATTGGCATTACCAGGATGAAGTTCTAAAGGTTGTTCTGGTCCATCCTTCACGCCTCTTTGAGAAATAATCATCCCATTTAAAAAGCGTTCAAACTGCTCATCAGTAAGCTCTAATTCGTAATCTTCATCATTTACTTTACGTAGCATGCTTAAAAATTCATCCTTTGTAACTTCCACATGACCCAACTTAAATATTTCAATCATATCATTGTCTTTTATGTCTAAAGCGTAGCGTAGACGTTTGATTCTATCGTTATTATTCATTCTTTTCTCCCTTATTTCATATATTCTCTTGTATTATAACAGAGATAAGTTTTTGATGTTATAAAAGACCATACTGATAAGCATACCGTTCACCATGTTCAACTGGTAGCTCAATCACACCTGAAAAAATAAAATCAGTCTGACTTACAACTTACTGCATACTTTTATTTTGTGGATGTGTATCAATCCTAATGGCTCTTATTAATAAGATTACGGACAAAGTGTTCGATGATATAATCTATTAAAGGAGCTTCTTATTATGACAACTAAAAGATATTCAGAAGAATTTAAACAATCAATGATTTCGCTTAAACACAGTGGCCGTTCAGCCACCTCTTTATCAAAGGAATATAACGTTGCGGTGCTTTTGGCAAAAAGTTAATAAAACTAAGGAGAGAGACTGTTTTAAAGGTAGTCTCTCTTAATTTAAATGCTGGACACCGCATTACTCGTATTTTAATGGTACTCAATATTCCTAGAACAACCTATAATGATTCTTCATTTATCTAAATGAGGAATACTAACATCAATTTTAAATCAAGTTAAAAGGAGATTAACTTGATTTAATTATTTTATTCGACTATTTTTGTCCGTAATCTTGACACAAGAGCCATAAAGTTAGATGATATAACAGTGGTTTACTGTCAGGAGCTTGTAAATGAATGGTACGAGAAATATAAGCAATATCCGTACTTTCGTAAGGTTACAGCTCAAATCATGAGGTATGGTGAAGCTATGGAGATTATGAAGAGTAATCCAATGGCTAAGACTACCCTTCCACGTAAGAAGGAAGAAGAAAAAAAGTTACAATACTACACCAAAGATGAATTACAACACTTCTTTGAGTGCCTAAATGACTTCGGCAATTACAAACAATTAGCTTTTTTTAAGGCTTTAGCATTTACTGGATGTCGTAAAAGTGAAATTTTATCACTCCAGTGGGAAGATATAGATTTATTCAATAAAACGGTGTCTATCGGCAAAACTCTAGCTATTGATGAAAACCTTGATATTATCATTCAAACGCCTAAGACTAGCTCTAGTGTGCGTGAGATAAGCTTAGATGATGAAACAGTCAAGATACTGTCTAGGTGGCGTAATATTCAGCGTGAAAAATATTTTAAAATGGGATTCAACACCACAAGTGATAAACAATTTGTATTTACTA contains:
- a CDS encoding polysaccharide deacetylase family protein, coding for MTQGKNKKIVLAILVIILLVEVVFLAKKMTTDRKATDMLKAAEEEQVMITKAVDQLKKTSLESYVADNTIKDQVTKTKKSVDENKTMLENLTHISGEMKKQKSDLITQYDNDSKAIDAMNKKITISKEIATTFDKDPFKGNSLEKGLSVSKVMSEADEKKMSENINSLPKDEQRATLEVAYKDIASQTKTIHTAQSELDKYMNKDDIKEVPSTEEFEKLVAQVDEIKNPEVKKPLMNRTQILRKEIQKEHPDELVDNRKLVALTFDDGPNDGSSVQILDTLKKHDVKATFFVLGNMVENYPDTLKRIADEGHEIGNHSYDHSDLSTLDQASVKKQIDVTNDAVEKITGKRPTMLRPPYGAYNETVTNATDMDIALWNVDTLDWQSRNSDAILGQVKAQPFTQAVVLMHDIHDTSADALENVILYYKDQGYTFVPASELIGQI
- a CDS encoding endo-beta-N-acetylglucosaminidase; amino-acid sequence: MTTNRLTKSAAVLMMLATGVIATGCAKDNSNESALSNLKFQETETSKLDKGMVNQPESSYWFPKDFLAWSFDKDPDAKFNVGSVPLAKRVDKKELPTSNDSQDKNMNVVALSIMNNSTSGNAPHGINTFDANVFSYWQYVDQMVYWGGSSGEGIIVPPSADVIDAAHKNGVPVLGTVFFPQLAHGGKIEWLDEFLVKDADGNFPAVDKMIEVADAYGFDGWFINQETDNEVESFDDVKDGKEEKKEKKDDENGFSKKHADLMRELIAQYEAKAEDRLDLMWYDSMTVDGEMDWQNALTDKNKDYLVDADMNPLADTMFLNFWWNTDKFAKDELLKKSNEKAKKENIDPYSLYAGIDLQGNGFATPVKWDLFMDDKGTPYTSLGLYVPSWTFNSSETADEFQEKEGIFWVNGKQDPRDSTLPKGEEWPGISTFAVEQTAITTVPFKTNFSLGNGYNYFINGEKVSAMNWNNRSMQDIMPTYRWEFDHGKGNELIPSMDYTDAYNAGNSVKLRGKMAKGETTHMNLYRSEIEIPEGATFTSTAKATEETSLDLVLTLGDDKKETIKADKKIGDEWTTVTYDMKNVVGKTIKEMAYDITSDKESHDYELKLGQLAILPKEEKVDMAVKDLIVEDTVFDEEETNFTGVRMSWSEAGDEKVDYYEIYRINGDDSRSFLGATPTTNHYINALERNDDTNKTEFEVIPVDVYGRRGTASEKVAMEWPDNSIPKASFKASRTLIAPGDEVTFTNTSSQNAESIAWDFVGGTPEKSDQDSAVVKYEKEGTYEVKLTAKNESGENIAEEKNFITVTKDAKGELPKLSEGATAEASSFVNDGEAPEFALDSKLDTKWCAVGPAPHDITVDLGQVDTVSEVKMSHAEAGGEGPDMNTKAYKIEVSEDGKEYKQVTRVINNSAGETTDTFAPVEARYVKITLDKPTQGADSAARIYEVSVYGMKK
- a CDS encoding ABC-F family ATP-binding cassette domain-containing protein: MSILEIDDLSYELPDKVLYEDGSLRLNKGEHLGLTGKNGAGKSTLLKMIQGEIMPDSGRIVWQNNLKISYLEQVLTYEPGDTMFDYLKQAFSDLYKKNDEIQALYVEYAETYDDALLETIGKYQEQLEANDFYGIETKIEQVASGLGLTAIGLDKEVDQLSGGQRSKVSLAKLLLETADVFLLDEPTNYLDVSHIEWLADYLGQLDSTYIVISHDRDFLNKVTNCICDIDYQTITKYNGNLEAAMKQKEAKAEQHLRDYAKQQKEIDKLENYVRKYKAGSRSNMAKSREKQLNKIERLTPPSEGKPGKFDFPYEMSHSHLVVQVDDLSIGYEFPLLEPINFRIQKGEKIAIKGFNGIGKSTLLKTLVGDIPALSGEIEMSRDTKINYFSQDLNWEHPNQSAVDWLQFKHPKLNHKETRRMLSKSGITDDNMTKPLSQLSGGEQCKVKLCYLTLIKSNFLVLDEPTNHLDQQSKDSLKQTLNEFEGTVLLVSHEMDFLEDLADGIFDVALGKMI